One region of Micromonospora ureilytica genomic DNA includes:
- the eccE gene encoding type VII secretion protein EccE produces the protein MPAITTGGPHPPTVGPEAGASARAIGPGRPTDHDPGSADQRIPRRRSPVDRWVTVGRRAGAAVRAGQLVTAQVAAALVLVALGRPAPVVAVAVLVAVLLVAAAWVPVRGRWLFEWLGTAIGHLTRRRALTGPAGAAELLDLVAPGTVVRSTELTGGPAAVLEDTTGMVALLELGDPGDLLGDASQAIPAPAALLPPTGPDQPPLLVQLLLAGAPAPVPSAGGTVGTSYRQLTDGRLAGRERAVVAIRVLRVNGWSEEDLRRVLAGTVRRIVRRLGPLAARPLGVPAALRVLGELAHHDGEPVRESWSTIRSGTLVQATFRLVRWPDAGGAAGRRLVPRLLALPATATTVSMCAGPSPTMTTTSGPPTANGAPTELTVRLAAGTATELAVATEALIRLVTDLGGKLRRLDGAHLGGLAATLPLALTAPGAQPRPLSAGAQPSAAADDWELSLGDAGMLVGTNRHGRAVTVRLFRPESTRVLLVGGVRAAQLVALRALALGALVVVQTARPRAWEPFVRGVGAPGAIPLLPPGRAVADGIGTALRPLLLIVDAGPVAAEAAPGPPWRATLVVRDELTPADVDALSRADLALLQPLTSAEATLAGAALGLGGSAEWLTRIREDMVAVVNRRALRWALLSPTPIEAQLIGPPTRR, from the coding sequence GTGCCGGCGATCACCACCGGAGGGCCGCATCCACCGACGGTCGGGCCCGAGGCAGGCGCCTCCGCACGAGCGATCGGGCCGGGCCGACCCACCGACCACGACCCGGGGTCGGCCGATCAGCGCATCCCCCGTCGCCGATCACCGGTGGACCGGTGGGTCACAGTCGGCCGTCGCGCCGGCGCCGCAGTACGAGCCGGCCAACTGGTCACCGCGCAGGTCGCGGCGGCGCTCGTCCTCGTCGCCCTCGGCCGACCCGCACCTGTCGTCGCGGTGGCCGTACTGGTGGCCGTGCTGCTGGTGGCGGCCGCCTGGGTGCCGGTTCGGGGGCGCTGGCTCTTCGAGTGGCTGGGCACCGCAATCGGGCACCTCACCCGCCGGCGGGCGCTGACCGGGCCGGCCGGAGCGGCCGAACTGCTCGACCTGGTCGCCCCGGGCACCGTCGTCCGCTCGACCGAGCTGACCGGCGGGCCGGCGGCCGTCCTGGAGGACACCACGGGCATGGTCGCGCTCCTGGAGCTCGGCGACCCCGGTGATCTGCTCGGTGACGCGTCCCAGGCGATCCCCGCCCCGGCCGCGTTGCTCCCCCCGACCGGGCCGGACCAACCGCCGCTGCTGGTCCAACTTCTGCTCGCCGGTGCACCGGCGCCGGTGCCGAGCGCCGGTGGCACTGTCGGCACGTCGTACCGGCAGCTCACCGACGGGCGTCTCGCCGGGCGCGAACGGGCGGTGGTGGCGATTCGGGTGCTGCGGGTGAACGGTTGGTCCGAGGAGGACCTACGCCGCGTACTCGCCGGCACGGTCCGTCGGATCGTCCGGCGGCTCGGGCCGTTGGCCGCGCGGCCACTCGGGGTGCCCGCGGCGCTGCGGGTCCTGGGCGAGCTGGCCCACCACGACGGCGAACCGGTCCGGGAGTCCTGGTCGACGATCCGGTCCGGCACCCTGGTCCAGGCCACCTTCCGACTGGTCCGGTGGCCCGACGCGGGGGGTGCGGCCGGACGCCGGCTGGTGCCCCGCCTGCTCGCGCTGCCGGCGACGGCCACGACGGTGTCGATGTGCGCGGGCCCGTCGCCGACGATGACGACGACGTCGGGTCCGCCGACGGCCAACGGAGCACCGACCGAGCTGACCGTACGCCTGGCGGCCGGGACGGCGACCGAGCTGGCGGTGGCCACCGAGGCGCTGATCCGCCTGGTGACCGACCTGGGCGGAAAGCTGCGACGGCTCGACGGCGCCCACCTGGGCGGGCTGGCCGCCACGCTGCCGTTGGCGCTGACGGCGCCCGGGGCACAGCCCCGTCCACTGTCGGCCGGGGCGCAGCCCAGCGCGGCGGCGGACGACTGGGAGTTGTCCCTGGGCGACGCGGGAATGCTGGTCGGCACCAACCGGCACGGTCGAGCCGTCACCGTGCGACTGTTCCGGCCGGAGAGCACCCGCGTGCTGCTGGTCGGCGGGGTGCGCGCAGCCCAACTGGTGGCCCTGCGCGCGCTGGCGCTCGGTGCCCTGGTGGTGGTGCAGACCGCCCGGCCACGGGCCTGGGAGCCGTTCGTCCGGGGGGTTGGCGCGCCGGGCGCGATCCCGTTGCTCCCGCCCGGGCGGGCGGTCGCCGACGGGATCGGCACCGCGCTGCGTCCGTTGCTGCTGATCGTCGACGCCGGGCCGGTGGCGGCCGAGGCGGCGCCGGGCCCGCCGTGGCGGGCCACCCTTGTGGTACGAGACGAGCTGACCCCGGCCGATGTGGACGCGTTGAGCCGCGCCGACCTGGCATTGCTGCAGCCGTTGACCTCCGCCGAGGCCACCCTTGCCGGAGCCGCGTTGGGGCTGGGCGGCTCGGCCGAGTGGCTGACCCGGATCCGCGAGGACATGGTGGCCGTGGTCAACCGTCGGGCGCTGCGCTGGGCGCTGCTCTCCCCCACTCCGATCGAGGCACAACTGATCGGGCCGCCGACCCGCCGTTGA